The Planctomonas sp. JC2975 DNA window GTGACGGAGATCCCGGAGATCTCGGCCAAGGTCGAAGGGCTGTCGCCGTCGGCCGCGACGCTCTCCGCCGACCACCACAGCGCGGCCGTTCTGGCATCCGATGCCGCCTGGCTGGTGCGGACCGGCGACGATCCCATTCGCTTCGACGCGCGACCGGGACTCGTCGCTCCCACGCTCGATCCGTCGAACTACGCCTGGAGCGCGTCGGCCGGAAAGCCGTCCGAGTTGGTGGTCATGGGCGCCAACGGGACCCCGACGGCCCTCACCGCCGCCTGGCCGGACGCGCAGACCATCGTGGCCATCGCCATGTCGCGCGACGGCACCCGTCTGGCTGCACTCGTGCGCACCGACAGCGGCATCGACATCCAGGTGGCCGGAGTCGTGCGCACCGCCACCGGCCGACCGGAGAGTGTCTCGACGCCGATCGACCTCGGTACCGTCTCCGGCGGGACGGCGACGTCGCTGACGTGGCTCGATGATCACACGGTCGCCGCCCTCGCCAGCGGATCGAGTGGTGACAGCACGATCGACGTGCAGTCGATCGGCGGTGAGGCGACGCCGGAGCCCGGCCCGACCAACGGATCCTCGATCGGACCGGTCGGCGCGACCCCCTACTACTGGGTGCTCACCGACAGCGGGTCGCTGCAGTGGCCTCGTGGAGCCGGATGGCAGGAGCGCATCGACGGCGTGCAGTTCATCGGCCAACAGCTCGGCAAGCCGCAGTAGCCCGCACACTCCCAGCCGGCGCGATCGTCAGTTCAACCGGCGTCACTCGTCCTCCCCAGAACTCGGGTGCCGAGCAGGCATCACCGATGCGACAGCGCGTGGTCGGCGTGGCACGCCGTCGCATCAGACTGTCCAGATGCCGAATATCGACGCGGCCACCGACCATGCCGCCGCTCCGGGCCGCGGATCCCGCCTGCGGTCGGCCTTGCTCGATGCCCTCGCCGTCGTCGCTCCGACGTCATGCGCCGGCTGCGGCGCCGCTGACCGATCCCTCTGCGAGGCGTGCGCCGGCCGCCTGTCGCCGTCGGTCAGGACCATCGACCTCGACGATCTGACCGTGGCCGCCGCATTGGACTACGACGGTGTCGCTCGCTCGGCGATCGCAGCCTTCAAAGACGGCGGACGCACGGATACCGCACCGCACCTCGCCGTAGCCTTCTCCGCCTCGATCGAGGCTGCACTCCAGCAGTCCGTGGTACCTCACCGATCGTCCCTGCACCTCGTCACGGTCCCGTCGTCGCGTTCCGCCCACCGCGCTCGCGGATACTCGCCAGTCGGCCTCCTCCTCGGGCACCTGGGCCTCAGGGCCGAGCCCATGCTCGGTGCCCGTCGACAGGCGGCTGATCAGGTGGGGCTCTCGCCGGACTCGCGCAGAGAGAACCGATCGGAGTGGCTGGAGGCGAGGCACGCGGTAGCGGGGGAGCGGATGCTGCTGGTGGACGACATCCTCACAACAGGGGCAACACTCCTGGAGGCGAGGCGGGCACTGGAATCGGCGGGCGCCATCGTCGTCGGAGCCGCTGTGTTGGCCAGGACTCCGCGGCGGAATGCTGCGTGACACGCCGGCATGACGAACAGAACGGGCGCTTCAGCGCGAAAAAAGCCGTGATCACGCGCCCCGTGCGCGACACCGCTTCGTCACATGGCGTTCACCTCGGATATGCCTGGTGACATCCACGGTGGGCCGGTCTACGGTAGGGGAAAAGGTGTCGGTCCAGCCGCCCCTTCCGAACGGGTGACGGCCGCACCGGAAGCGGAGGTCGCCATGGAAATCAACATCTTCGGACTCGGTGTGGGCATCACCGATCGCTTCCGCGAATACGCGACCGAGAAGGCCGCGAAAATCGGATCGCTCGCTGAACGCGCCCTCTCGCTGGAGATCAAGGTCTCCCGTCACAACGAGAAGTCCGGAGGTCAGAACGGCGACGACCGCGTCGAGCTCACGCTCATCGGTCCTGGTCCCGTCGTTCGTGCCGAGGCCACCGCTGCGGACAAGTACGCGGCGTTCGACCTGGCGATCGGGCGATTGCTGGAGCGCGTGCGACGCGCCAAGGATCGCCGCAAGATCCATCGCGGACTGCATCGTCCGCCCTCGGTGCGTGAGGCGTCGACGGTCGGGCTCGGCCGCGTCGACGTCACACCGGCACCCGTGACGGTCCTCGAACAGGTGCGCACCGGAAGCGTCCCGGTGGTGGACGACGTGCAGCAGACCGAGGAGGCAGAGGAGTACTGCCCGGTCGTCATCCGCAAGAAGGTGTTCGCGTCCGTGCCGATGACGGTGGACGACGCCCTGTATTACATGGAGCTCGTCGGTCACGACTTCTACCTCTTCATCGATGAGGAGTCGGGACGTCCGTCGGTCGTCTACCGACGCAAGGGCTGGGACTACGGCGTGATCGGACTCGACGAGGACGCGGAAGAGCTCCAGGAGGTCGCGACGGCGTCGCGCAAGCTCGGCCGCGGCTGAGGGCTTCCGGCGGGGCGGAGCCACGAAGAGTGGCACCGCCCCGCCGGATCATGTCCGGCCCCGGACAGGCGGACATCTCGACGCTCCGCGTGGCGGCTGCACCGTCGGCCGAACGATCGCGGGAGTGCTCCTGATCCGGCTCCCTGTGGCCGGACTGGGCATCGCTCGCATGGTGAGCAGGCGCCGTCGCAGCGCCTGAAATCGGGCCCGGTGGGCGATCTCACCCGGTCCATCGCGACGGCCGGAAGGCACGCGGCGCACGCACAGCAGTCGTCCGGCATCCTCAGGTCACAGCCCGGTAACATGGGTGGCGTTGTCGCCCCGCGGGCGGCACGCGTCCACCCGGGACGACGGACGCCGACGGCGTCTCCCACGAACCATCTGGAGTGCATCAGTGGCCTCAGTTCTCGAAAAGGTGCTGCGTGTCGGCGAGGGCCGCACGCTCAAGCGGCTCGAGGCGTATGCCCGTGCCGTGAACGCGCTCGAGGAAGACTTCCAAGCCCTCACCGACGAGGAGCTGCGCAACGAGACGGTCGAGCTGCGCGAGCGGTACCTCGGCGGGGAATCCCTCGACGACCTGCTGCCCGAGGCGTTCGCTGCGGTGCGTGAGGCATCCGTCCGCACACTCGGAATGCGGCACTTCGATGTGCAGATCATGGGTGGCGCGGCACTGCACCTAGGAAACATCGCCGAGATGAAGACCGGTGAAGGAAAGACGCTGGTGGCCACCACCGCGGCCTACCTCAACGCGATCGCCGGCCGTGGGGTGCACATCATCACCACGAACGACTACCTGGCCAGCTACCAGGGCGAACTGATGGGCCGCGTGTTCCGCGCCCTCGGCATGACGACGGGTGTCATCCTCGCCGGTCAGACGCCGGACGAGCGCCGCGAGCAGTACCTGGCCGACATCACGTACGGCACGAACAACGAGTTCGGATTCGACTACCTGCGCGACAACATGGCGTGGCAGGCATCCGACATGGTGCAGCGCGGACACTTCTTCGCGATCGTCGACGAGGTGGACTCCATCCTCATCGACGAGGCGCGTACCCCGTTGATCATCTCCGGACCGTCGAGCGGCGAGGCCAATCGGTGGTTCAACGAGTTCGCCCGCCTGGCCACGCGGCTGGAGCCGGAGGCCGATTTCGAGGTCGATGAGAAGAAGCGCACGGTCGGTGTGCTGGAGCCCGGCATCGCGAAGGTCGAGGACTACCTCGGCATCGACAACCTCTACGAGTCGGCCAACACTCCGCTCATCTCCTTCCTGAACAACGCCATCAAGGCGAACGCGCTGTTCAAGCGCGACAAGGACTACGTCGTGATGAACGACGAGGTGCTCATCGTCGACGAGCACACCGGCCGCATCCTGGTCGGACGTCGCTACAACGAGGGCATCCACCAGGCCATCGAGGCCAAGGAGGGTGTGCCGGTCAAGGCGGAGAACCAGACGCTGGCCACCGTCACGCTGCAGAACTACTTCCGCCTCTACAAGAAGCTGTCCGGCATGACGGGTACCGCCGAGACCGAGGCGGCCGAGTTCATGTCCACCTACAAGATCGGCGTCGTGCCGATCCCCACGAACAAGCCCATGATCCGCAAGGACATGCCCGACCTCGTCTACAAGAACGAGGAGGCCAAGTTCAACCAGGTGGCAGAAGACATCCTGGCGCGCAACAAGAAGGGTCAGCCGGTTCTCGTCGGCACGACGAGCGTGGAGAAGAGCGAATATCTCTCCCGGCTGCTCGCGAAGAAGGGCGTGCGGCACGAGGTGCTGAACGCGAAGAACCACGCGCGTGAGGCCGCGATCGTGGCACAGGCCGGCCGCCTGGGCGCCGTCACCGTCGCCACCAACATGGCCGGCCGCGGTACGGACATCATGCTCGGCGGCAACGCCGAGTTCATCGCCGTCGCGGAGATGAACTCGCGCGGCCTGAATCCGGTCGAAACGCCGGACGAGTACGAGGCGGAGTGGGACGCCGTCTTCGACCGGGTGAAGGCAGCCGTGAGCCAGGAGGCCTCCACGGTCGTCGAGGTCGGCGGTCTGTACGTGCTCGGCACAGAGCGGCACGAGTCCCGGCGCATCGACAACCAGCTGCGTGGCCGCTCCGGCCGTCAGGGCGACCCTGGCGAGAGCAGGTTCTACCTGTCGCTCACCGACGACCTGATGCGCCTGTTCAATGCGGGCGCGGCCGAGAGCCTGATGGGCCGCAGCAACGTCCCAGACGACCTGGCCATCGAGTCGAAGGTGGTGAGCCGCGCCATCCGCTCCGCCCAGTCGCAGGTGGAGGCGCGCAACGCCGAGATCCGCAAGAACGTGCTGAAGTACGACGACGTGCTCAACCGCCAGCGCGAGGCGATCTACAGCGACCGCCGGCACATCCTCGAGGGCGACGACCTGCACGAGCGCGTTCAGCAGTTCCTCGAAGACGTCGTCGCCGAGGTGCTCGAGCAGCACACCGCGGAAGCGAACGCCGACGACTGGGACTTCGACGCTCTCTGGTCCGACCTCAAGGTGCTGTATCCGATCGACATCTCGATCGACGAGGTCATCGCGGAGGTCGGCAACAAGGGCCGAGTGAACCGCGACTACATCAAGCGCGAGATCCTCTCCGATGCCCGCCTCGCTTACGGGCGTCGTGAGGACCAGCTGGGATCGCCGGCCATGCGCGAGCTGGAGCGTCGTGTCGTGCTCTCGGTGATCGACCGCCGCTGGCGCGACCACCTGTACGAGATGGACTACCTCAAGGACGGCATCGGCCTGCGGGCCATGGCGCAGCGCGATCCGCTGGTCGAGTACCAGCGCGAGGGCTTCACCATGTACCAGCAGATGATGGGCGCGATTCGCGAGGAGTCCATCGGGTTCCTCTTCAACCTCGAGGTCGAGGTCACTCAGGCCGCGGGCGAGATCACCGAGGTCGAGGCCAAGGGTCTGACACCGGCCGCGAACGAGCAGCAGCGCCTGAGCTACTCGGCGCCGAGCGACGACGGCAGCGTCGAAGTGCGCAACCAGCGAGGCCAGATCGACAGCGCGGCATCCGATCGCGCCGAGCGCGCCCGGCGCAGGCAGCTCGCCGCTCAGCAGGAGGACGTCGCCACGCAGCAGCAGCAGGGCGCATCCCGTGGGGCGTTCGGACAGCGCGACGATGCCGGCGACGCCGCGCCGCAGAATCGCGCAGAGCGACGCGCACAGGAGCGCCGCCGCCGCTGATCAGCTGCATCGTAGACCTCCTCGATGAGGTCGACTATGAAGGGGCCCCGGCGGTGATGACACCGCCGGGGCCCCTTCGCGTGCACGTGTCACCTCATGGCGTGCATTCGAACTTGGCGTCCGCCCAGTCCGCGTTGTCGTGTCCGTTGCCGTCTCCGGCATCGCCGACGGTCAACGTGAGCACGTGCACACCGGTGATGTCGACGGACAGCGCGATCGGTGCGGCAGAGCCCGCGATCGTCGGCGTCTGCTTCAGGAGTGTTCCGTCACCGTAGACCTGG harbors:
- a CDS encoding phosphoribosyltransferase family protein: MPNIDAATDHAAAPGRGSRLRSALLDALAVVAPTSCAGCGAADRSLCEACAGRLSPSVRTIDLDDLTVAAALDYDGVARSAIAAFKDGGRTDTAPHLAVAFSASIEAALQQSVVPHRSSLHLVTVPSSRSAHRARGYSPVGLLLGHLGLRAEPMLGARRQAADQVGLSPDSRRENRSEWLEARHAVAGERMLLVDDILTTGATLLEARRALESAGAIVVGAAVLARTPRRNAA
- the secA gene encoding preprotein translocase subunit SecA, encoding MASVLEKVLRVGEGRTLKRLEAYARAVNALEEDFQALTDEELRNETVELRERYLGGESLDDLLPEAFAAVREASVRTLGMRHFDVQIMGGAALHLGNIAEMKTGEGKTLVATTAAYLNAIAGRGVHIITTNDYLASYQGELMGRVFRALGMTTGVILAGQTPDERREQYLADITYGTNNEFGFDYLRDNMAWQASDMVQRGHFFAIVDEVDSILIDEARTPLIISGPSSGEANRWFNEFARLATRLEPEADFEVDEKKRTVGVLEPGIAKVEDYLGIDNLYESANTPLISFLNNAIKANALFKRDKDYVVMNDEVLIVDEHTGRILVGRRYNEGIHQAIEAKEGVPVKAENQTLATVTLQNYFRLYKKLSGMTGTAETEAAEFMSTYKIGVVPIPTNKPMIRKDMPDLVYKNEEAKFNQVAEDILARNKKGQPVLVGTTSVEKSEYLSRLLAKKGVRHEVLNAKNHAREAAIVAQAGRLGAVTVATNMAGRGTDIMLGGNAEFIAVAEMNSRGLNPVETPDEYEAEWDAVFDRVKAAVSQEASTVVEVGGLYVLGTERHESRRIDNQLRGRSGRQGDPGESRFYLSLTDDLMRLFNAGAAESLMGRSNVPDDLAIESKVVSRAIRSAQSQVEARNAEIRKNVLKYDDVLNRQREAIYSDRRHILEGDDLHERVQQFLEDVVAEVLEQHTAEANADDWDFDALWSDLKVLYPIDISIDEVIAEVGNKGRVNRDYIKREILSDARLAYGRREDQLGSPAMRELERRVVLSVIDRRWRDHLYEMDYLKDGIGLRAMAQRDPLVEYQREGFTMYQQMMGAIREESIGFLFNLEVEVTQAAGEITEVEAKGLTPAANEQQRLSYSAPSDDGSVEVRNQRGQIDSAASDRAERARRRQLAAQQEDVATQQQQGASRGAFGQRDDAGDAAPQNRAERRAQERRRR
- the raiA gene encoding ribosome-associated translation inhibitor RaiA encodes the protein MEINIFGLGVGITDRFREYATEKAAKIGSLAERALSLEIKVSRHNEKSGGQNGDDRVELTLIGPGPVVRAEATAADKYAAFDLAIGRLLERVRRAKDRRKIHRGLHRPPSVREASTVGLGRVDVTPAPVTVLEQVRTGSVPVVDDVQQTEEAEEYCPVVIRKKVFASVPMTVDDALYYMELVGHDFYLFIDEESGRPSVVYRRKGWDYGVIGLDEDAEELQEVATASRKLGRG